A single region of the Acetivibrio cellulolyticus CD2 genome encodes:
- a CDS encoding alpha/beta fold hydrolase has protein sequence MNNIKSNYLNIDNGRLFYSTKGEGEPLILIHGNFNDSRIWDYQVDCFADYYKVIWYDQRGYGKSDTPKSAFSHHEDLKALFDQLEIRKANIIGSSSGGSVAIDFALQYPKLVNKLILVAPSVNGCHYPLQVMFEAMKNIFCLKSKGFEAAIDRFINNPFWEYFFPPEHREEAREKVLETVRTQKNFYSWDFNLAIPQKPLANKRLKEILIPVLIVISDKDKAFNIEVGEYVCRNIQNSKKVVMSDCGHLPFVEKTQEFNRYVLDFLKTAVCKDQKTAPQTS, from the coding sequence ATGAATAACATTAAAAGCAATTACTTAAATATTGACAACGGTAGATTGTTCTATTCCACGAAGGGAGAAGGAGAACCGTTAATCTTGATTCATGGCAATTTTAATGACTCCAGGATCTGGGATTACCAGGTAGATTGTTTTGCTGATTATTACAAAGTAATATGGTATGACCAAAGAGGATATGGCAAGTCTGATACTCCTAAATCTGCTTTTTCACATCACGAGGATTTAAAAGCATTATTTGATCAATTGGAAATAAGAAAAGCCAATATTATCGGGTCTTCCTCAGGAGGGAGTGTTGCGATTGATTTTGCCCTGCAATATCCGAAATTGGTTAATAAGCTTATACTGGTTGCTCCATCTGTAAATGGATGCCATTATCCGCTGCAAGTGATGTTTGAAGCAATGAAAAACATCTTCTGTCTGAAATCTAAAGGATTTGAGGCTGCAATAGATAGATTTATAAACAATCCATTCTGGGAATACTTTTTTCCGCCTGAACACAGGGAGGAAGCCAGGGAAAAAGTACTTGAGACAGTTAGAACTCAAAAGAATTTTTACAGTTGGGACTTTAATCTGGCTATACCTCAAAAACCCCTTGCCAATAAGCGATTAAAAGAAATACTTATTCCTGTCTTGATTGTAATTTCCGATAAGGACAAAGCATTTAACATAGAGGTCGGGGAATATGTTTGTAGAAACATACAAAACTCAAAAAAAGTTGTCATGTCTGATTGCGGTCACTTGCCTTTTGTAGAAAAAACTCAGGAATTCAACAGATATGTGCTGGATTTTCTCAAAACCGCAGTATGTAAAGATCAAAAAACTGCCCCTCAAACCTCATAG
- a CDS encoding AraC family transcriptional regulator translates to MGWLERMNKAMSYIEENLSDKIDINEAAKLACCSTYHFPRMFSSIAGISLSEYIRRRRLSLAAFELQSTNARVIDVALKYGYDSPDSFARAFYNLHGVKPTAARLRGIQLKAYPKMSFQLTIRGQTEMEYRIEELDFECLIVGIKEPVVTEDAFKTIPELWRKASENGLLKKLIDMSWENPKCKLAGVLGICGEQASITDPKFNYLMGVRYDNPDFAEMKKMIIPKSTWAVFPNVIEAWKRLYIEWLPISGYELEDLPCIECYNLHGHSPEEELWVPIKINRS, encoded by the coding sequence TTGGGTTGGCTTGAACGAATGAATAAGGCGATGAGTTATATAGAAGAAAACTTATCCGATAAAATTGATATAAACGAAGCAGCAAAACTGGCATGTTGCTCAACTTACCATTTTCCAAGAATGTTTTCTTCAATAGCAGGAATATCTTTGTCCGAGTACATACGACGAAGACGATTATCTCTTGCGGCATTTGAGCTTCAAAGCACCAATGCCCGCGTGATAGATGTTGCATTAAAATATGGCTATGATTCTCCCGATTCATTTGCCCGGGCATTCTATAATCTTCATGGAGTTAAGCCGACAGCAGCCCGGTTAAGGGGAATACAATTAAAAGCTTATCCCAAAATGTCCTTTCAACTTACAATAAGGGGACAGACTGAAATGGAGTACAGGATTGAAGAATTAGATTTTGAGTGTTTGATTGTTGGAATAAAGGAGCCTGTTGTAACAGAGGATGCCTTCAAAACCATTCCGGAACTGTGGAGGAAAGCCAGTGAGAATGGCTTGCTGAAAAAATTAATAGATATGTCATGGGAAAACCCTAAATGCAAGCTTGCTGGAGTTTTAGGAATTTGTGGAGAACAAGCTTCCATTACAGACCCCAAATTTAATTATCTTATGGGAGTTCGCTATGACAATCCAGATTTTGCTGAAATGAAAAAAATGATAATACCTAAAAGTACATGGGCAGTGTTTCCAAACGTTATTGAGGCCTGGAAACGGTTATACATTGAATGGCTACCCATATCAGGTTATGAGCTGGAGGATTTGCCGTGTATCGAGTGTTACAATTTACATGGGCACAGTCCAGAGGAGGAATTGTGGGTTCCAATTAAAATTAACAGATCATAG
- a CDS encoding S-layer homology domain-containing protein — protein sequence MFKKQDCGRKIMSVILCLCLMLSSALNVMAAEPDQLTGAASKANEWLAENQDMDGKWAADFYTDCMFYTSEISRYLKNEGVLNAVVSKAEVYLKALKEEKSNNYFAALIAGALDEGYRKEIINSLISAQKSDGGWGTTDYYESDVSDTINVLKTLIEQNSDINSIKQGIDYLLQKQNSDGSWSVIDGSSGNIALTAEVAIVVNQFSTVTGLTSSSLESAMIKAGAYLEANLGTDGTWGTDEGSIEDTLLAYRAVLLTVGTGPVSTIEDTIIGLQNENGSWYDDGYITMLAAKALKERRTLPVAQINYIKLFAAATDGKKVESYSYNPYESFDIEVDTKTDNIDSKMFVFIKKPDGTAVSLPSNGAPSWNTANNLAGVYSVEAIVKDNSTGRVMARLEKSFTINPGFRAGNVVVSLKPHFTRVDKPVKVNAEISVENFSNINKQVEVCTAVYSEDKIIASASKMVEFDLDDPMPISGTISFDPDVSSEKDYIVRSFVFDGSKKIAEGQDTFKVLPLADSQTFDYNLMPGEEVSENLNVVIPELPPKADVIFSFDLTGSMGGILSTAKARAKAIMTELNKLGVDINYGVVSYMDYPNGSYGYSGDYPYKLDCALTESTASVSDSINSLYLGNGADSPESYTRVLYESYADTNIGWRNGAKKIFVNFGDDIPHDNNINEGMPELTGIYDTGRDLGRDGLMGTEDDLDLQKVLSEMADNKIELIACQTNGACGDYWKYWAGLTGGKLYDTNSADMANDVVKAVTDSLTSADIKNLKLVPSVGGDEWIYRITPESYSGKTNTVVPFNVFVKAPLGTKKGLYTYDLDAIDINGVKYATYKFNIDVVTDEVAPTIRTVISTNKGQYLPDQNVDIKASAKNITNTEADFTGKVEIVDSKGKVVDMIEDNIKTHWGANETKDLNFKWNTGKSIAGRYKVKITWTNEKNEFSAYCEFAVSPDGQVKNSVSTDKISYYANERVNILETVTNTSKNAIVSDLYVQTRIEDSKGKSIWSDETLLEELLPGNKTRISKNWMVEYTEPGNYNVRSSVYETVYGEVYYAAAVCSSVTAFEILPSDGTRLGLIGKIEAAPKIIAPDGSVVFSRTLSNTGNTNIDTVNRKVIIKNPVTGEIVDTIADTVSLPLAKTISDSITWSKSGLKEGDYLVIYQVELADGTVIVLGSTGFKVVGKVIPTPAKTYTSDKSTPTPGTVVIPTETIPAANPADVGISILADKTLYMENEEITFTVRYRNVLETGTGAFKITADIPEGTTISDAGDGKVAGNTITWEIPGFLSKSVAQKVYKVKVGKIDKSEMLIQNTAIVAGASGLINTADDTSTIKVMARTARLGNLIHTPYIKGYPGEVFIAENDLTRAEAAAIFAKIMELGLSESSKNNYKDVSDTHWACKYIGAVTEAGIFVGYGDGTFRPEAKITRAEFATAIAQYLKLSNVTPFEVNYSDIKGHWAQNYIEEIVRFKFIEGYEDGSFRPQLNIKRSEAVTMINNMLFRGSLKVDASTFKDVKTSDWFFSQVEEAARYHEFTLDENNNEIIVQKQ from the coding sequence ATGTTCAAGAAACAAGATTGTGGCAGAAAAATAATGTCTGTCATACTATGTTTATGTTTAATGCTTTCATCCGCATTAAATGTAATGGCTGCTGAACCAGACCAACTAACTGGTGCAGCTAGTAAAGCAAATGAGTGGCTTGCTGAAAATCAGGATATGGATGGAAAATGGGCTGCAGACTTTTACACTGACTGCATGTTTTATACTTCTGAAATCAGCAGATATTTAAAAAACGAAGGTGTTTTAAATGCTGTTGTAAGTAAAGCTGAAGTTTATTTAAAGGCTCTTAAAGAGGAGAAAAGCAATAACTATTTTGCTGCATTAATTGCAGGAGCTTTAGATGAAGGATATCGCAAGGAAATTATCAATTCTTTGATTTCTGCACAAAAATCTGATGGTGGTTGGGGAACAACAGATTATTATGAAAGTGATGTATCTGATACTATAAATGTTCTCAAAACGCTAATAGAACAAAACTCCGATATTAATTCCATAAAACAGGGGATTGATTATTTGCTTCAGAAACAAAATTCTGACGGAAGTTGGTCAGTTATTGATGGAAGCAGCGGAAACATAGCTTTAACTGCGGAGGTTGCAATTGTAGTAAATCAATTCAGTACCGTCACAGGACTTACTTCTTCAAGTCTTGAGTCTGCTATGATAAAAGCAGGAGCATATCTGGAAGCAAATCTGGGTACTGATGGCACGTGGGGTACTGATGAGGGTTCAATTGAAGATACTCTTTTAGCTTATAGAGCAGTGTTGCTTACAGTTGGTACCGGGCCAGTTAGCACAATAGAAGATACTATTATTGGTCTTCAGAATGAAAATGGCAGTTGGTATGATGATGGATATATAACCATGCTTGCAGCCAAAGCCTTGAAAGAGAGAAGAACTTTGCCGGTTGCACAGATTAATTATATAAAACTATTCGCTGCTGCAACTGACGGAAAAAAAGTTGAGTCATACAGTTATAATCCTTATGAGTCTTTCGATATTGAGGTTGATACCAAAACCGATAATATTGACTCAAAAATGTTTGTATTTATTAAAAAACCTGATGGTACAGCTGTATCATTGCCTTCAAATGGTGCTCCATCGTGGAATACAGCTAATAATCTTGCAGGCGTATACTCCGTGGAAGCAATTGTTAAGGACAATTCAACTGGACGTGTAATGGCAAGACTTGAAAAGAGCTTTACAATTAACCCGGGATTTAGAGCCGGAAATGTAGTTGTTTCATTAAAACCTCACTTTACGCGTGTGGATAAGCCTGTAAAGGTTAATGCCGAGATTTCTGTAGAGAATTTCTCAAACATTAACAAACAGGTTGAGGTTTGCACAGCAGTTTATAGTGAAGATAAAATAATTGCGTCTGCCAGCAAAATGGTGGAGTTTGATTTAGACGATCCGATGCCTATATCAGGTACAATTTCATTTGATCCTGATGTTTCATCCGAAAAGGATTATATTGTAAGGTCTTTTGTATTTGACGGTTCTAAAAAAATAGCTGAAGGACAGGATACTTTTAAGGTTTTGCCGTTGGCAGATTCACAGACTTTTGACTATAACCTTATGCCTGGTGAGGAAGTGTCGGAGAACCTGAATGTTGTAATACCGGAATTGCCCCCGAAAGCAGACGTAATATTCTCATTTGACTTGACAGGAAGTATGGGAGGTATATTGAGCACTGCAAAGGCCAGAGCAAAAGCCATAATGACCGAACTCAACAAACTGGGTGTTGATATAAATTATGGGGTTGTATCATATATGGATTATCCTAATGGTTCCTATGGTTATTCAGGTGATTACCCATACAAGCTTGACTGCGCACTTACAGAAAGCACAGCATCAGTATCAGATTCTATTAATTCGTTGTATCTTGGAAATGGTGCTGATTCACCAGAGTCTTATACAAGAGTTCTTTATGAAAGCTATGCTGATACAAATATAGGATGGAGAAATGGTGCAAAGAAAATCTTTGTAAACTTTGGTGATGATATTCCTCATGATAATAATATTAATGAAGGTATGCCAGAGTTGACAGGAATTTATGATACAGGAAGAGATTTAGGACGGGATGGTTTGATGGGAACTGAGGATGATCTTGACCTTCAGAAAGTTCTTTCAGAAATGGCTGATAACAAAATTGAACTTATTGCATGCCAAACTAATGGAGCATGTGGAGATTACTGGAAATATTGGGCTGGCTTGACTGGTGGTAAACTATATGACACAAATTCTGCCGATATGGCAAATGATGTAGTTAAAGCAGTAACTGACAGCTTAACATCTGCTGATATAAAAAATCTTAAGTTGGTACCTTCTGTTGGTGGCGATGAATGGATATACCGAATTACTCCAGAGTCATATTCCGGTAAAACAAATACTGTAGTTCCCTTTAATGTTTTTGTCAAAGCACCGTTAGGTACAAAAAAAGGTTTGTATACCTATGATTTAGATGCAATAGATATCAATGGGGTTAAATATGCTACATATAAGTTTAATATTGATGTTGTTACAGATGAAGTTGCGCCTACAATTCGTACTGTGATTTCAACAAATAAGGGACAATATTTACCTGACCAAAACGTTGATATTAAAGCATCTGCAAAAAATATTACCAATACAGAAGCGGATTTTACTGGCAAAGTGGAAATTGTTGATTCTAAGGGCAAAGTTGTTGATATGATAGAAGATAATATAAAAACGCATTGGGGAGCCAATGAAACAAAGGATTTGAACTTCAAATGGAATACAGGCAAGTCCATTGCAGGAAGATATAAGGTGAAAATTACATGGACAAACGAGAAAAACGAGTTTTCAGCTTATTGTGAATTTGCAGTAAGTCCCGATGGACAGGTGAAAAATTCGGTAAGTACCGATAAGATTTCCTATTATGCTAATGAAAGAGTTAATATTCTTGAAACCGTTACAAATACAAGTAAAAATGCCATTGTTAGTGATTTGTATGTACAGACAAGAATAGAGGATTCAAAGGGAAAATCAATATGGAGCGATGAAACATTATTGGAAGAACTTTTACCAGGCAACAAGACAAGGATCAGTAAAAACTGGATGGTGGAATATACTGAACCCGGTAACTACAATGTGAGGTCATCGGTATATGAAACAGTTTATGGAGAAGTATATTATGCTGCTGCTGTTTGCAGCAGTGTTACAGCTTTTGAAATTCTTCCTTCTGATGGCACAAGACTCGGATTGATTGGTAAAATTGAGGCGGCGCCTAAAATTATTGCACCTGATGGAAGTGTTGTATTCAGCCGTACTTTGAGCAATACAGGAAACACAAATATTGATACAGTTAATAGAAAAGTAATAATTAAAAACCCTGTTACAGGAGAAATAGTTGACACAATAGCAGATACTGTATCATTGCCACTTGCAAAGACTATTTCTGATTCAATAACGTGGAGCAAATCAGGATTAAAAGAGGGAGATTATCTTGTAATCTATCAGGTAGAGTTGGCTGATGGAACTGTTATAGTATTGGGAAGCACCGGATTTAAGGTCGTAGGTAAAGTTATACCAACTCCGGCTAAAACTTATACAAGCGATAAGAGTACTCCAACACCGGGAACTGTTGTTATTCCAACGGAAACCATTCCTGCGGCAAATCCCGCAGATGTGGGGATTTCAATATTAGCAGATAAAACATTGTACATGGAAAATGAAGAAATAACATTTACAGTTAGGTACAGGAACGTACTTGAAACGGGAACAGGAGCTTTCAAAATAACTGCAGACATACCAGAAGGTACAACGATTTCAGATGCTGGAGACGGCAAAGTTGCCGGAAACACGATTACATGGGAAATACCTGGTTTCTTAAGCAAAAGCGTGGCTCAGAAGGTTTATAAGGTAAAAGTCGGCAAAATTGATAAGAGTGAGATGCTTATACAGAATACTGCAATAGTAGCTGGGGCCAGCGGGTTGATAAATACAGCAGATGATACTTCAACAATAAAAGTCATGGCTCGTACTGCAAGGTTAGGTAATTTAATACATACTCCTTATATCAAAGGCTATCCAGGAGAGGTATTTATAGCTGAGAATGACCTTACCAGGGCAGAGGCGGCTGCTATATTTGCCAAAATTATGGAGTTGGGCTTATCAGAAAGCAGCAAGAATAACTATAAAGATGTTAGTGATACTCATTGGGCATGCAAATATATAGGTGCTGTGACGGAGGCAGGTATATTTGTGGGGTATGGAGATGGTACATTCCGACCTGAAGCTAAAATTACAAGGGCAGAGTTTGCAACAGCTATCGCTCAATATTTAAAGCTTAGCAATGTAACTCCTTTTGAAGTAAATTACAGTGATATTAAAGGTCACTGGGCACAGAATTATATAGAGGAAATAGTGAGGTTTAAGTTTATAGAAGGGTATGAAGACGGAAGTTTCAGGCCGCAGTTGAATATAAAGCGTTCAGAAGCGGTTACAATGATAAACAACATGCTCTTTAGAGGGTCATTAAAAGTGGATGCTTCTACTTTCAAAGATGTTAAGACTTCAGACTGGTTCTTTAGTCAGGTGGAAGAGGCTGCAAGATACCATGAATTTACCCTTGATGAAAATAATAATGAAATAATAGTGCAAAAGCAATAA